The Clostridiaceae bacterium HFYG-1003 genome includes a window with the following:
- a CDS encoding MFS transporter, whose product METANTSTKQYEGNDRLLLGIVLGVITFWLFAQTTLNIAPAMREDLAIDVSSSNLAVSITALFSGIFIVVFGGISDRVGRLRITRIGLGLSILGSLLIALSPSGAPLFLIAGRIIQGLSAACIMPSTLALIKSYYSGAARQRAVSYWSIGSWGGSGLCSLFGGILASTIGWRWIFWISILVAVMSYVLLAGTPESHSEGSQSGKGVDLPGILSFMVGMVAWNVVIGQGARLGWVSPLTLGLGVLALAALAVFFRIEKLSAAPFIDFKLFANKTYTGATLSNFLLNGAAGTLMVALSLVQIAAGMSSFQAGMLTIGYLIAILLTIRVGEKLLQKWGARKPMLLGSAITGLGIFLLSFTFILASQYIFLAVIGFTLFGIGLGFYATPSTDAALSTVPAEKAGSASGIYKMASSLGAAFGVAISAALFTVLSNGHVEFLEGLFWGRQDNIAVRYAAAIALLFNLFMVLVAIISILATVPPAKAKA is encoded by the coding sequence TTGGAAACTGCAAATACATCTACGAAACAATACGAAGGCAATGACAGGCTGCTGCTGGGCATCGTCCTTGGCGTCATTACCTTCTGGCTTTTTGCCCAGACTACGCTTAACATTGCGCCTGCGATGCGGGAGGATCTGGCCATTGACGTGAGCAGCAGCAATCTGGCTGTCAGCATCACCGCGCTGTTTTCCGGGATTTTCATCGTTGTCTTCGGGGGCATCAGCGACCGTGTCGGCCGACTCCGGATTACCCGGATCGGTCTTGGACTGAGCATTCTGGGATCACTGCTGATTGCGCTGTCACCTTCCGGCGCTCCCTTGTTTCTCATTGCCGGACGGATTATTCAGGGCCTGTCCGCTGCCTGCATCATGCCGAGCACCCTGGCGCTGATTAAGAGCTATTACTCCGGAGCGGCACGCCAGCGCGCGGTCAGCTACTGGTCCATTGGTTCCTGGGGAGGATCGGGTCTGTGCTCTCTGTTCGGCGGCATTCTGGCTTCCACCATCGGCTGGCGCTGGATTTTCTGGATTTCGATTCTGGTCGCGGTGATGAGCTATGTCCTGCTGGCTGGTACTCCGGAAAGCCACAGCGAGGGTTCCCAGTCCGGGAAAGGTGTGGATCTCCCCGGCATTTTATCTTTTATGGTCGGCATGGTCGCCTGGAATGTTGTCATCGGCCAGGGTGCCCGGCTGGGCTGGGTGAGCCCGCTCACCCTGGGATTGGGGGTTCTGGCTCTGGCCGCCCTGGCAGTTTTCTTCCGGATCGAGAAGCTGTCCGCCGCTCCCTTCATCGATTTCAAACTGTTTGCCAACAAAACCTACACCGGGGCGACGCTGTCGAATTTTCTCCTGAACGGTGCCGCCGGCACGCTCATGGTTGCCCTGTCCCTGGTCCAGATCGCGGCCGGCATGTCATCGTTTCAGGCGGGTATGCTTACCATCGGCTATCTGATTGCGATCCTTCTGACCATCCGGGTAGGGGAGAAGCTCCTCCAGAAATGGGGGGCTCGCAAGCCGATGCTTCTGGGCAGCGCCATCACCGGTCTTGGCATTTTCCTCCTGTCCTTCACGTTCATTCTTGCCAGCCAGTATATCTTTCTGGCCGTCATCGGCTTCACCCTGTTCGGCATCGGTCTTGGCTTTTACGCCACACCGTCCACGGATGCGGCCCTGTCCACGGTGCCGGCGGAGAAAGCCGGTTCCGCCTCCGGGATCTACAAAATGGCATCCTCGCTGGGCGCGGCCTTTGGCGTTGCGATCTCCGCCGCGCTGTTTACCGTGCTGAGCAATGGCCACGTTGAATTTCTGGAAGGGCTGTTCTGGGGCCGGCAGGACAATATCGCCGTTCGCTACGCCGCTGCCATTGCGCTGCTGTTTAACCTCTTCATGGTCCTGGTTGCCATCATTTCCATCCTGGCGACGGTACCGCCTGCCAAAGCCAAAGCTTAG
- a CDS encoding MFS transporter has product MKQNKTSAREYRGTNQLLIGIVLAVLTFSLFAQTTLNIAPTMRADLGIDMTSSNLAVSITALFSGMFIVVLGGISDRIGRVRIIRIGLTLSIIGSALIALSPTGTAAFLILGRVIQGLSAACIMPSTLALIKTYYQGADRQRAISYFSMGSWGGSGLTSLFGGLLATTIGWRWIFWISVAAALLSLTLIQGTPESRQASSGSARGYDVPGILTFMLGMVALNLVIGQGASLGWTSTAVIGLAVVAVAALGAFFIIERKASVPFIDFGLFRNRMYRGATLSNFLLNSAAGTLMVTLSLVQIGAGMTSFEAGLLTIGYLIAILITIRIGEKLLQKWGPRRPMLLGSAITGLGILLLTFTFLLASQYRIVATIGFTLFGTGLGFYATPSTDAALSTVPAEQAGSAAGIYKMSSSLGAALGIAISAALFTGLTNGDIVFAEGLFLGRVDNIVVRFAAAIALLFNLIMVLLAISSILLTIPASGTADATEATAQVKKQ; this is encoded by the coding sequence ATGAAGCAAAATAAAACCTCAGCCCGGGAATACCGGGGCACGAATCAGCTGCTCATCGGAATCGTGCTGGCTGTTCTCACGTTTTCTCTGTTTGCTCAGACCACTCTGAACATTGCGCCCACGATGCGGGCCGACCTTGGCATCGATATGACCAGCAGCAACCTGGCGGTGAGCATCACCGCGCTGTTCTCCGGCATGTTTATCGTCGTCCTGGGCGGCATCAGTGATCGGATCGGCCGGGTCCGGATCATCCGGATCGGACTGACGCTGAGCATCATTGGATCGGCCCTCATCGCGCTGTCACCCACCGGAACCGCCGCTTTCCTCATTCTTGGCCGAGTCATTCAGGGACTGTCGGCTGCCTGCATCATGCCCAGCACGCTGGCTCTGATCAAGACTTACTACCAGGGAGCCGACCGGCAGCGAGCCATCAGCTACTTCTCCATGGGCTCCTGGGGCGGTTCCGGACTGACCTCGCTCTTTGGCGGTCTTCTGGCGACCACCATCGGCTGGCGCTGGATCTTCTGGATCTCCGTCGCGGCGGCCCTTTTGAGCCTGACACTGATCCAGGGCACTCCGGAAAGCAGGCAGGCGTCTTCCGGATCAGCCCGGGGATATGATGTGCCGGGGATTCTGACCTTCATGCTGGGGATGGTGGCACTGAACCTGGTCATCGGCCAGGGCGCCAGTCTGGGCTGGACCAGCACGGCAGTAATCGGACTGGCCGTGGTCGCCGTTGCTGCCCTGGGTGCGTTCTTCATCATCGAGCGCAAAGCATCGGTGCCCTTCATCGATTTTGGGCTGTTCCGCAACCGGATGTACCGGGGAGCAACCCTGTCCAATTTCCTGCTCAACTCCGCCGCCGGTACCCTCATGGTCACCCTGTCCCTCGTACAGATCGGAGCCGGAATGACTTCGTTCGAAGCGGGCCTTCTGACCATCGGCTATCTGATCGCGATTCTGATCACCATCCGAATCGGTGAGAAGCTGCTTCAGAAATGGGGACCCCGCCGTCCCATGCTCCTGGGCAGCGCCATCACCGGCCTGGGCATTCTGCTGCTGACCTTCACCTTTCTCCTGGCCAGTCAGTATCGGATCGTCGCCACCATCGGCTTCACCCTGTTCGGCACCGGTCTGGGTTTCTATGCCACCCCCTCGACGGATGCGGCGCTGTCCACCGTGCCGGCTGAGCAGGCTGGATCCGCAGCCGGAATCTATAAAATGTCTTCTTCCCTGGGCGCGGCGCTTGGCATCGCCATCTCCGCCGCTCTCTTTACCGGTCTGACCAATGGAGACATAGTTTTTGCCGAAGGACTCTTCCTCGGCCGGGTTGACAACATTGTAGTTCGATTTGCCGCCGCCATCGCGCTGCTGTTCAACCTGATCATGGTTCTGCTGGCCATCTCATCGATTCTTCTGACCATCCCGGCATCCGGAACAGCAGATGCAACGGAAGCGACGGCTCAGGTGAAAAAACAGTAA